In Dermacentor variabilis isolate Ectoservices chromosome 10, ASM5094787v1, whole genome shotgun sequence, the genomic window TTCCGCCACGTTTATTTTGCCTATTCAACAAGGCCAGACCAGGTAAGTCACCAAAAACAGTGTGTTGTGACGAATAGCAACACATTATATTAGTGATCTTTGAGTTGATATCTACCAGCTCCCGTGTTTTAAGAGTTCTACCATGATTCCCTCATATGGTGTGCCTTGGATTGATTACCCAAAAAATTGGAAACAGAAAACAAGTGCAATTATCAGTCGTCCTTATATTTAGGGAAACCAGAGAAGCCATTTTTAGTGCAAGTGGTTGAGTCATTCTAGGGCAATGTGCATATATATACTAGTGTATAATGTGCGTGCTTTAATGTAACTGAATTCTGAATTTGCGACCaactgttgtttttctttctttccctttgatattgtccaatcaatcaatcaatcaatcaatcaatcaatcaatcaatcaatcaatcaatcaatcaatcaatcaatcaaaaagtgtATGCAAGTGAAAATATTTATTTTCCTGATGTGAAACACATGTCTTTAGTATGCCCTCACAAGCCCGCTTATTCGCACTTTCCAGCGACTATAGGGGGCGCGGAGAACGTTTCAATATGGCGGGGATAGAGGTGATGGAGCCGACACGaaagcgtgcgcgtctacaggTGCAGGCGGCTCACGGGCCTCTAGTATCTCTAAGCGCGATCCTTGATCTTGCAAAGGAAACGCAGAGATGTGTTGTAGAAGGAGAGGCTGCGTTTAACGCTGGCCATATAATATGCTGCGGTATACGAGCGACGACAAGCGcggctgtcgaggtcgagtcaCTATGCCTGCAGACAAGCGCCGTGAGAGGCCCCCCGCATACTATAAAAGTTCAAGTCTGCAATGAAACCGGCGCCGTAAAGGTCAGTATTTCACCTtacgttttttttaaagatatacgtgatgtacgagaattgacaccaagcagttaattggtggcgctcggatgtaaacaaagcgcagtacccctCATGCCGCTGCATAATATAAACGTTGTGTGCATTGATGACGTTATGTGCATTCATGGCTCCCTGCAATGGCTTATTTGTGGAATGCTTGTTAAAAATGCCAGGTAACACGGAAACATTTCAGTAGTGCCGATTTAGAAGCTATGAGCGAGACAATGAGGTGTGCCAGCGCGCCCCGTTTCCAGCATGATTAGCGTTTTCGCGTGCTGTACGGCGATTTCGCCAAAGTGCAACGCgttaaatgcaattatttttttacttacttcTCGGGCTTAAACGCGCAATTTCGTCGTTCTAGTGTCATAAAAGCACCAATGTGTTGTTTTCGGCTTCCAGAATTCAATGTGCATGTGGGAGCCTACGCATTTGCCCTGTAAATAATTAGCGCGGTTTTAAGGTCGTTTGCGTGCTTAACATTGGTTTGATTGTTTTCAGGGAGAATGCACGTGCAAGGCCGGTCTCTCTGGTCAATGCAAACATTTGTTTGCCACTTTGATATATTTGAACAGGTAAAACTTTATACatcatgtgtttatttattttcattagttGGCTTGCCTGTAATGTGCATCAAGTGACAGTGAATATGTTTACCTTATGTCGAACTAAGAGCCACATTGTAAAAGGCGAACATAGAAGTCAGTGGCAATGATGCCTTTTCAATGCCATCTGGGGCTTGTTGTTGCACTAGGAACAGAGTTTCAAGAACATGCACACAGCAATCAATTGAGTATGTGTTGCTTCAGTCACTTCAGGTGGGCACAGGCTGTATTAATAACCACAGAATGCCCAGAAATGTTTTAAACGTTCtgggcttttttatttgtttactgtaGGATTTTGATTCTGAATCTGCTGTAAAATATTGTTGATGTAACTTACTAACACGGAAACAAAGGATGAAACAAAATGGAACCAATGTACACAAGCGCTAACTCAAAACTGAAATGGTTCCcgtctgtctcatttttttttccgcactacCAAGTTGCATCAtagaattccaactagccccatcGCGACACTGTTAGGAAACATTTTCTTGAATCATAtgaaagatgcagaaaaaagccaATACACAGAGTATTTCAGCAAGGTATGTTTATTTTGATGTACAGGACAAGTGCCACTTCCCTGGATGCATTGTCATGCACGGATGTGCAACAACAGTGGGGACGTGCCAGTGCCGCCAGCATCTACAAACCAAGGCCAATTAGTTTGTTTTGCCACGTCGAGCAGCTTCAACCAATAAGTGTCCCTGAAGATGTTCAAGCCCTGATTAGGAAAGAACTTATCGATGCAGTACCAAATTCTGCACTGGCAAAACACAAAACTCGTGCAAGAAAGTCAATCCCTTTCACTAGCAATTTGAACATAGTCCGCGCCATCGACACAATTTTCACACAAGGTTGCTACTTGAGAGAgcacacaaaattttcattttttgaatcggtgctagatggtgaaaaaacagtactgaaaaggtttactcttgaacatctcaatgaaaatgaaaagagttTCTATCTTCAAAATGTGTGCCTCTCCTATGCCAAAGCTAGGGAAATATGCCGCGAGACAACTGATCAGTCATCCACTCTGtggcacagcgaaagaaaaaaaagaattactggaAGCATCTGCAGAGAACTCTACACGTTTGAAGAAAGAGGTACACGCAGTTGGGAAGCAAAGCTGGACAGGCTGTACTGCAGGGagcctttcaagggaaatgaagccACAATGTATGGAAAAGACAACGAGCCTCTTGCACTTGAAGAGTACGAGAAGACTCATAACGAAAGCGTGAGCAAGCTGggactcgtcgtcattccagatgTTCCTTGGCTTGGCTACAGCCCGGATGGAATAAGTGAGCAGAGGGGAACGAACATCTTGCTGGAAGTGAAGTGTCCTGTTCTAGGCAAGCACTCTAGCATACAAGACCTTGTAAATGCTAAGAAGCTGGCATTTATTGTGTGTGATGGAGAAAATTATGCATTGAGACGTGCTCACAAGTATTATTCCCAGGTTCAACTGGGCATGCTCCTCCTTAACATGAATCTGTGTCATTTTATAGTATATTCGAAAGTTGAGAGCCTTGTCATTCATGTGCCGAGAGACACCGAGCATATTCAGGCACTTGTAGACAGGCTGCAGTATGTCTACTTCAAAAGGGTACTACCTAAGCTTGTGCAGATTAGCAAGGCTTGAAAGTATGTTGGTGTTCATaggtttttttcgttgttgatcaCTTCCATTCAGTGGGAGGGGGGATACTTAGAAGAAAAGCTATTCAGTACTTTGTAATATTTACGAAttgcaatatattaaaaaattaaattatggggttttacgtgtcaaaaccactttctgattacgaggcacgccgtagtggaggactccggaaatttcaaccacctggggttctttaacgtgcacgaaaatctaagtacacgggtgctttcgcatttcgcttccatcgaaatgcggccgccgtgaattgcaatatatgtAGCAGCAATTAAGCAATTGTTAATTATATTTactgttcaatgtctgctaagGAAAGTATAGCAAATTGTGAGAACTGAAATGGCAAGAGTTTTTGAAGCATCGAAGAAGCAAAATGAGGAGTTCAAGTTTGGTTCTAGGTTTTGCAGCATATGCATAAATGGCcagctgcaaattttgcttgtattctgtcATTTAGTGCTTTTGGATGTCTAGTCATGGAGTTTCATTTTTTACTCTACAACCTGTGATGTTTTCTCTGCAAATGACACCTTTACAAGTGTCTACAGTGCACATGttgcaaaaaagagaagaaagctgttgatcctttttttaagcaactatttattttgcattcttcGAAAAGCTAGTCACACAGCAGCTCATAATTCCTGAAGAGCTTGTTTGCAGTCACTCTAAAGTACTTGAGCGAATACAAGTAGTTTTTTACTTGAAAATTAGTGCTTCTGTGTTTATAACTGGTCCTTTGTACCTGATATacttggctgctttttttttttacttgtcagtacacgtatcacacctataaacataccacaataaacattcctcctgtaaatgtgtgtctgcgttttgctatgtgatattcaatatttactatttgttagaaaatgttgatattcgccCTCCTCTCAACTTTCATATGTCTCTTAACTGAAtgtgtacacatcacttccatttgtataggttgtctgcaaataaatgtatgCCACATGCGAGGCTCTCGCATGCTCGTATATTTGCCACCTGCTCTCGGTTCACATTCTTCACGTCTTTGTGGTTGCAATGCCCACAAGTTCACAGCTGTACTTAGTCACACATTGCAATGTACACGACAaagtgatgaaaaaataaaaaaaaaataaccatcacGCCTATTTGACCCAACAGCGCATACTATAGACAGTATGTATAATTGAACAGCTGATGATGTCGCACAAATTAAGTGGAAAATACACCAAAAGAGATTGTTCTGTTAAAGTAACATTAACATTCGCCAGTTTGTGTTCCGTTAACCATAGCAATATGTGTCTGATCAACActgataggttagtgagggctaggattcacctcaatttgaacagggaaagattaaaattggtcaagaagaaacaagccaatctagatgcagtaagggtaaaagcagaccaattcaggctggtagttgcaaacaaatatgcagccttagaacagagatgaagatgacatagagctaatgaatgaaaccgttacgaggatggcttcagaggcagcaattgaagtgggaggcaaggcaccaaggcaaccagtaggcaagctctcccaagtaacaaaggacctaataaagaagcgacaaagaatgaaagtgtccaactcaagagataagatagaatttgcgaaactgtcaaaactgatcaacaaggcgaaaataattgattcgaaattataacgcgataaagactgaaaaaagccgtaaaagatggacgcagcatgaaatcggtgAAGGAAGCTTGGCGTaggtcaaaccaagatgtatgcactaaaagataagcagggtaatggcaccagcaatctcgaagttatagtaaaagcagcaaaagaatacaaatgggttggagcacatgccagatcctggctggaagcttaccattatcattaaaaagaaaggtatacaatcagcgcattctaccggtgctaacatatgggcagaaacgtgaagactgacaaagaagcttgcgaacaagttgaggaacgcgcaaagagcgatggaacgaagaatgttaggcatatagttaagagacaggaagatagtggtgtggatcagagagcaaacaaagaTACCGAATATACTTATTGACATTATTAGAAAAATTTGAGCTGGGCacatcatgtaatgcgtaggttagaaaaccggtagaccattagggttgcagaatgggtgcgaagagaaaggaagctcagtcgagtacgggagaagtatagctggggtgatgaaattaagaaattcgcaggcactagttgaaatcggctggcacaggacagggataattgaaaAGTCGCAGGgatagaccttcgtcctgcagtggacataaaataggattgcAATGATGAGGATGAATTGTGTCAGCTTTGCAAGCGTGCTTACTGAAATTTATCATCAGCCAGTATTGGTGCGCACAAGTTAGTTAGCCCACACGCAACTGTGAACAGCTCATTGATATAAGGCAGCATTTCCCAGGACAGAGTTGAGTTGAAGAGCTTAAATATTTTAACTCGTTGTATTGCTCGTTCTACATGAACCCGTGCCCTAGCAATATCAGCTGTCCTAAGGGCATCATTGCGGTCAAACTGGCAGTCCTTTTTAGCAAAAGGTGGCCGAATTACGCCAATTGCACGGGCAGTGCACAAGTCATCAATGAAAAAACCCCTATCGACCATAATGTCATCTGTGAATGACTCGAACTTCTCCAGTATTGCACACTCAGCTGTAATGGCTTTGTCTGAGGCTCGTCCACCAAATGCTTCACTGATGAATGTTATTGTGCCAGCTGGACTTACACATATGAGAAATTTTACAGTGTAAGTCGACTTGTATTGTGAATATGTCAGTAGCTGACATTTCACACAGCGAGATCTTTCAACTGGGATTTCTGTGCAATCTACAACACCTCGCACTCTCGGATACTGTTTAAAGTGCGAAGGCATATTGTTTAAAATTTCCTCCTTTGAAGGCCACTCAATGGCAGCTTTCAGCACTGCAGCAGCAAGAGGCAGTGTGTGCACAAAATATCTGTGTATGGACGAAATGCTGCATTGAAAAAGTACACTGAGACAGGAAAATGACATAGCCTGTTTCAGAACTATGAAcaccaaaataactctgtccctCACAGAAGCTTCCATCCTATTTGCCGCCTCATACTTCTCTACGAGTGAAACAATCTTGTTTAGAAGTGCATGAGAAGGTACGCCAGTCAAAG contains:
- the LOC142559860 gene encoding uncharacterized protein LOC142559860, yielding MEENSRRAKSNRMCSVPQCTNRAISGKVSLHHFPKDKKRRKLWAIKLRIGKQVSEEMVVCSDHFNKDDFFWGHLDGLKPLRKRLKRNAVPSQKIPMRSHEASVRPRVPRRKPPTDSQGNEGQQDDVSEVVINEDCACELPDNLEESEYNDPPVQDWLPPLSSSCSRTTAERDAARALVELQELGHTPELNKSVQVNSLDFTQKFRISDVLLSDAHLNTLTGVPSHALLNKIVSLVEKYEAANRMEASVRDRVILVFIVLKQAMSFSCLSVLFQCSISSIHRYFVHTLPLAAAVLKAAIEWPSKEEILNNMPSHFKQYPRVRGVVDCTEIPVERSRCVKCQLLTYSQYKSTYTVKFLICVSPAGTITFISEAFGGRASDKAITAECAILEKFESFTDDIMVDRGFFIDDLCTARAIGVIRPPFAKKDCQFDRNDALRTADIARARVHVERAIQRVKIFKLFNSTLSWEMLPYINELFTVACGLTNLCAPILADDKFQ
- the LOC142559861 gene encoding uncharacterized protein LOC142559861, with the translated sequence MAGIEVMEPTRKRARLQVQAAHGPLVSLSAILDLAKETQRCVVEGEAAFNAGHIICCGIRATTSAAVEVESLCLQTSAVRGPPHTIKVQVCNETGAVKGECTCKAGLSGQCKHLFATLIYLNRTSATSLDALSCTDVQQQWGRASAASIYKPRPISLFCHVEQLQPISVPEDVQALIRKELIDAVPNSALAKHKTRARKSIPFTSNLNIVRAIDTIFTQGCYLREHTKFSFFESVLDGEKTVLKRFTLEHLNENEKSFYLQNVCLSYAKAREICRETTDQSSTLWHSERKKRITGSICRELYTFEERGTRSWEAKLDRLYCREPFKGNEATMYGKDNEPLALEEYEKTHNESVSKLGLVVIPDVPWLGYSPDGISEQRGTNILLEVKCPVLGKHSSIQDLVNAKKLAFIVCDGENYALRRAHKYYSQVQLGMLLLNMNLCHFIVYSKVESLVIHVPRDTEHIQALVDRLQYVYFKRVLPKLVQISKA